Proteins encoded within one genomic window of Geotalea daltonii FRC-32:
- a CDS encoding CHASE2 domain-containing protein, producing MNLVGSRLLRMALLALAAFGLSLALFLSGLFTTFEFKFYDLMSRNLNPARGPGDIVIVKIDQQSLDALSSENINWPWPRQMYAPLLDYLSQADGVLVDIIFTEPSSYGEEDDLLLAEALKKAGNVFLPIFLTNDNRQMGAEELAFMKSSAIPHVLSTRLIYQSALTNIENIRTAALGAGNVVMKPDADGTYRRVPLSFRFRNETIPNFVLASLLKDKKITVQEGKLSAANKPLPLLGDSLLLRFYSDPEPFTIISAADIFKSSIDSEAGRTPVIARDFFKGKRVFIGLTAAGLYDLKPTPITAVSTGVMVHATAMDNLLHRHFIRQLPSLASVILMFLLSGAICLFVLTHHKFSTNLAFFAAAAAFVLGLSGLLFKNGIYLQVIPSATALVVAMIASVAFSYATEGKERRFVRRAFAQYMDETLVDYLLQNPDLIKPGGQRRRVSVFFADIAGFTTIAERLPAEATAKILHTALNTFSEVIIRNHGVIDKYIGDCIMAFWGAPIASEDDELNACRAAVECQEALVEINRGLIADGLTEIAIRIGINSGDAIVGNLGSDRLFDFTAIGDTVNLASRLESANKYFKTRIMVSEDTFSRTGDAFISRELGLIEVKGKSQPIRIYELLVAVDRSELEVKAFAEAYGVAYRTFTGGNWQESADLFASFLESYPDDGPAAYYLKWCGDLQANPPLTNDWNVIKMTEK from the coding sequence ATGAACCTCGTTGGATCCCGCCTTCTCAGAATGGCCCTTCTCGCCTTAGCCGCTTTTGGTCTGTCCCTGGCACTTTTCCTTTCCGGCCTTTTTACCACCTTTGAATTCAAATTCTATGACCTGATGTCACGAAACCTGAATCCAGCCAGGGGCCCAGGTGATATCGTCATTGTGAAAATAGACCAGCAGAGCCTTGATGCCCTGAGCAGTGAGAACATCAACTGGCCCTGGCCCCGGCAGATGTATGCCCCCCTCCTGGATTACCTGTCCCAGGCTGATGGGGTGCTGGTCGATATCATCTTTACCGAGCCATCCTCCTACGGTGAAGAAGACGACCTCCTCCTGGCTGAGGCGCTGAAGAAGGCGGGCAATGTTTTCCTTCCCATCTTTCTGACCAACGACAATCGGCAGATGGGAGCGGAGGAACTGGCGTTCATGAAGAGTAGCGCCATACCCCATGTCCTCTCCACCCGTCTTATCTACCAGTCGGCATTAACCAATATCGAAAATATCCGAACTGCCGCCCTCGGTGCAGGAAACGTGGTCATGAAACCCGATGCCGACGGCACCTATCGTCGGGTGCCGCTCTCCTTCCGGTTTCGCAATGAAACAATCCCTAATTTCGTTCTGGCAAGCCTGCTAAAGGATAAAAAGATAACTGTGCAGGAGGGTAAGTTGTCTGCCGCCAACAAGCCGCTGCCGCTTTTGGGGGATTCGCTGCTGCTTCGTTTTTATTCGGACCCGGAACCCTTTACCATAATTTCAGCCGCCGACATTTTCAAGTCGTCCATCGACAGCGAAGCAGGCAGGACGCCTGTTATTGCCAGGGATTTTTTCAAGGGAAAAAGGGTCTTCATCGGCCTCACTGCAGCTGGGCTCTATGATCTGAAGCCTACCCCCATAACCGCCGTTTCAACGGGGGTCATGGTCCATGCTACGGCGATGGATAATCTGCTGCACCGGCACTTCATCAGGCAGTTGCCGTCTTTGGCATCAGTTATCCTCATGTTCCTCCTGTCGGGGGCAATTTGCCTCTTTGTTCTTACCCATCATAAATTCAGTACCAACCTGGCGTTCTTTGCTGCCGCAGCTGCCTTTGTCCTTGGCCTGTCTGGCCTGCTTTTCAAGAACGGCATCTACCTGCAGGTGATTCCTTCTGCGACAGCCCTGGTAGTTGCCATGATTGCTTCCGTTGCCTTTAGCTATGCCACGGAAGGGAAAGAACGGCGCTTTGTCCGCCGTGCTTTTGCCCAGTATATGGATGAAACGCTGGTCGATTACCTGCTGCAGAATCCCGACCTGATCAAGCCGGGGGGCCAGCGGCGGCGGGTCTCGGTTTTTTTTGCCGATATCGCCGGCTTCACCACCATAGCCGAGAGATTGCCGGCAGAGGCCACAGCGAAGATACTCCACACTGCTCTCAACACCTTCAGTGAGGTCATCATCCGCAACCATGGCGTCATCGACAAATATATCGGCGACTGCATAATGGCCTTCTGGGGGGCACCCATCGCTAGTGAAGATGACGAGCTCAATGCTTGTCGGGCCGCAGTGGAGTGTCAGGAGGCCCTGGTGGAGATCAATCGTGGGCTGATAGCAGATGGATTGACGGAAATAGCCATCCGCATCGGCATAAATTCCGGGGATGCCATCGTCGGCAATCTGGGAAGCGACAGGCTCTTCGATTTCACCGCCATCGGCGACACGGTCAACCTTGCTTCCCGTCTGGAATCGGCCAACAAGTATTTCAAGACCAGGATCATGGTCAGCGAGGATACTTTCAGCCGCACGGGAGATGCCTTTATTTCAAGGGAACTGGGCCTGATCGAGGTAAAAGGCAAGTCTCAGCCGATCAGGATCTATGAGCTGCTGGTGGCGGTGGACCGCTCGGAACTGGAGGTCAAGGCTTTTGCAGAAGCCTATGGGGTGGCGTACCGGACGTTCACCGGCGGCAACTGGCAGGAGTCTGCCGATCTTTTTGCTTCCTTTCTCGAATCCTATCCCGATGACGGGCCTGCCGCCTATTATTTGAAATGGTGCGGCGATCTGCAGGCAAATCCACCATTGACTAATGACTGGAATGTGATAAAAATGACCGAGAAATGA
- a CDS encoding M48 family metalloprotease, producing MTRKLLYMALAGSLLLTGCRLENLSAEQINLITSSVSSTFKAARPISEEEEYYVGRAVAAKILTSYRLVNNRNLTDYVNLVGQAVAIHSEKPFTFGGYHFAVLDSSEMNAFACPGGIIFITRGMVAAVKNEDELAAVLAHEVGHINHRDGIGAISQSRWTEALTTIGSEAAKTYGSKDVAKLVGLFEGSIDDVFKTLVVNGYGRSQEYAADQASLNYLTATGYDPHALKAFLDRLVSRSKGSEGGIMKTHPATRDRVDNVAANMPQQQADTAHFKERSRRFASMMGK from the coding sequence ATGACCAGGAAACTGCTTTATATGGCCCTGGCCGGCTCGCTGCTCCTGACCGGCTGCCGGCTTGAAAATCTTTCGGCAGAACAGATCAACCTTATCACCAGCTCTGTTTCCTCTACGTTCAAGGCTGCCCGGCCTATCAGCGAGGAAGAAGAATATTACGTGGGGCGTGCCGTGGCCGCCAAAATTCTCACCTCGTACCGGCTGGTCAATAACAGGAACCTGACCGACTATGTGAATCTGGTCGGTCAGGCAGTGGCCATTCACTCGGAGAAGCCATTCACCTTCGGCGGCTACCATTTTGCCGTTCTGGACAGCAGCGAAATGAATGCCTTCGCCTGCCCTGGGGGCATTATCTTCATCACCCGCGGCATGGTGGCTGCTGTTAAGAATGAGGATGAACTGGCGGCAGTGCTGGCCCATGAGGTCGGCCACATCAATCACCGTGACGGCATTGGCGCCATATCCCAGTCCCGCTGGACCGAGGCGCTGACCACCATCGGCAGCGAGGCGGCAAAGACTTACGGTTCCAAGGATGTGGCAAAGCTGGTGGGGTTATTTGAAGGTTCCATCGATGACGTTTTCAAGACCCTGGTCGTCAATGGTTACGGCCGCAGCCAGGAATATGCCGCCGATCAGGCATCGCTCAATTACCTTACCGCCACCGGCTACGATCCCCATGCCCTGAAGGCTTTTCTGGACAGGCTTGTCTCCCGGAGCAAGGGCTCGGAGGGGGGCATCATGAAAACCCACCCTGCAACCAGGGACCGGGTAGACAATGTTGCCGCCAACATGCCGCAACAGCAGGCCGACACCGCCCACTTCAAGGAGCGGAGCCGCCGGTTTGCCTCGATGATGGGTAAATAA
- a CDS encoding M48 family metallopeptidase, translated as MTLTALICYLLVAAAGYFLRFLNLQHLKKHGSEIPPGFEEAIDAGTLAKTSAYTVEQSRLGLVESIFDNILLLLFLFGGLITVYDRFIASISSSFIWNGVLFFLILTLIQTLLDLPFSLYGTFRLEKRFGFNTTTPQVWVSDLFKSTALSAVILVMLTSGALALVQWSPQLWWLWVWAFFAAVSIFFMYVSPYIIEPLFHKFEPVKDAELEGEIRDLMEKAGLHVSRVMQMDASRRSRHSNAYFTGIGRVKRIVLYDTLLEQMDRHEILAILAHEVGHWKKGHVWKRLVTTEISALAALYLSYLLLEWGGLPSVLGLTQLSFAGQLVVLGFISSVIMFPFTAVSSWFSRRHEWEADQFSRELTGNPAALATALVKLNRENLGNLHPHPVYAKFYYSHPPVVERVARLRQP; from the coding sequence ATGACCCTCACCGCTCTTATCTGTTACTTGCTCGTTGCCGCTGCCGGCTACTTTCTTCGGTTTCTCAATCTGCAGCACCTGAAGAAACATGGCTCGGAAATCCCCCCCGGCTTTGAAGAGGCCATTGACGCCGGCACCCTGGCAAAAACCTCCGCATATACAGTGGAGCAGAGCAGGCTCGGTCTGGTCGAATCCATTTTCGACAATATTCTGTTGCTCCTTTTTCTCTTCGGCGGCCTGATTACCGTCTACGACCGATTCATTGCCTCCATCAGCAGTTCTTTCATCTGGAACGGGGTGCTCTTTTTTCTTATTCTCACCCTCATCCAAACGTTGCTCGATCTTCCCTTCAGCCTTTACGGCACTTTTCGCCTGGAAAAGCGCTTCGGCTTCAATACCACTACCCCTCAGGTGTGGGTTTCCGACCTGTTCAAATCCACGGCCCTATCGGCGGTGATTCTCGTCATGCTGACCTCCGGCGCCCTTGCTTTGGTGCAATGGAGCCCGCAACTGTGGTGGCTGTGGGTATGGGCTTTTTTTGCCGCCGTCTCCATCTTTTTCATGTATGTCTCCCCGTATATCATCGAGCCCCTCTTCCACAAGTTCGAACCGGTCAAGGATGCGGAGCTGGAAGGAGAGATTCGCGATCTTATGGAAAAGGCCGGACTCCACGTGAGCCGGGTCATGCAGATGGATGCCTCCCGGCGCAGCCGCCATTCCAATGCCTATTTTACCGGCATTGGCCGGGTCAAGCGGATCGTTCTCTACGATACTCTCCTGGAGCAGATGGACAGGCACGAGATCCTGGCCATCCTGGCCCACGAGGTTGGACACTGGAAGAAAGGGCATGTGTGGAAGCGCCTGGTGACCACAGAAATCTCCGCCCTGGCAGCACTTTACCTTTCGTACCTGCTTCTTGAATGGGGAGGGCTGCCGTCGGTGCTCGGTCTGACACAGCTTTCCTTTGCCGGGCAACTGGTGGTTCTCGGCTTCATCAGTTCCGTCATCATGTTTCCCTTCACCGCCGTCTCAAGCTGGTTCTCGCGTCGCCATGAGTGGGAGGCCGATCAATTTTCCAGGGAGCTGACCGGGAATCCTGCTGCTTTGGCAACGGCCCTTGTAAAACTGAACAGGGAAAACCTGGGCAATCTCCACCCCCATCCGGTTTATGCCAAATTCTACTATTCCCACCCGCCGGTTGTTGAAAGGGTTGCGCGGTTGCGGCAGCCATAG
- the gspN gene encoding type II secretion system protein GspN has product MKRPLILFGAGIPAAIICFIALTILFVPGRELQEVFARALAREGYTLQSRSFGLAFPLGIRSSGVEIGTEKGAVIRLDKASVKLRVLPLFLGKIVFGYHGSIGKGIIDGEFSPLKKGSLKFEMAGVRLEDIPFFQTVTGAQAKGELRGKGTIKGKQAAASGELQLAVKDAQLQGVKIGPMPLPDAAYKTVQGMLKISGGRANLESLTFDGEGLYTRLKGDLPLLTPLSASPLNLTLELMPRPEFLEKQKFVFLLLLKYQTSPGHYQLPVRGTLGKPSIM; this is encoded by the coding sequence ATGAAACGCCCTCTTATCCTGTTCGGTGCAGGCATCCCGGCTGCCATAATCTGTTTCATCGCCCTCACCATCCTGTTCGTTCCCGGGAGAGAACTGCAGGAGGTTTTTGCCCGGGCACTGGCCAGGGAAGGCTATACCCTCCAGAGCAGGAGCTTCGGCCTGGCCTTTCCCTTGGGCATACGGAGCAGCGGCGTGGAGATCGGTACGGAGAAGGGGGCAGTGATCAGGCTGGACAAGGCTTCAGTCAAACTGCGGGTCCTGCCGCTCTTTCTCGGCAAAATCGTCTTCGGCTACCATGGCAGCATCGGCAAAGGGATCATTGACGGCGAGTTCAGTCCCCTGAAAAAAGGAAGTCTGAAATTCGAAATGGCCGGCGTGCGACTGGAAGACATTCCCTTTTTCCAGACGGTAACCGGCGCCCAGGCCAAGGGAGAACTGAGGGGAAAAGGAACGATCAAGGGAAAACAGGCTGCGGCATCGGGGGAACTGCAACTTGCAGTAAAGGATGCTCAGCTGCAAGGGGTAAAAATCGGCCCTATGCCTCTTCCCGATGCCGCCTATAAAACCGTGCAAGGAATGCTGAAGATCAGCGGCGGCAGGGCAAATCTTGAAAGCCTGACCTTTGATGGCGAAGGACTTTACACACGTCTCAAGGGGGACCTGCCCCTGCTCACCCCCCTGAGCGCGTCTCCACTGAATCTGACCCTGGAACTGATGCCCAGGCCGGAGTTCCTGGAAAAGCAGAAGTTCGTCTTCCTGCTGCTACTCAAATACCAGACCTCACCCGGACATTACCAGCTGCCGGTGCGTGGAACCCTCGGCAAGCCCTCGATCATGTAA
- the gspL gene encoding type II secretion system protein GspL: MNLLIIQLKRNELVFATFRSKRGELSFIEAARHPLSQEDSLPVLLQEFAAKKAEERRVILAIPSNHLFMREMELPIADRRKVRELLPLELKGETAVDTDQLVFDALPLTEGKVLAVWAKHHWLQETIALLAEKGLEPEIVTASLFNWQSLIPAEAGTGTVALTDGESLVVYQDKKPIFFRVLAGGESETARTMAAVEIAKGTAVERAFAHGGHSRQDAPGTSPAASPISPLAIDGEFAETFAGDADAARDLAGAYAVARAVIAGDAINLRSGDLAYTAGTAKTRKKLRLSMILASCVVALLFAEAGLRWYLVKKDLDSLNSSINKIYRDVFPTRKKAVDEVAELRSEIKRLNSGKASSNTLIVLKTLAETKGDDIFGVFEAEIDGNQVRLKGDAKSFQAVNDFKAKSASLLSGAEVSETKSKPDGSVTFVLRGTFKEGTI, encoded by the coding sequence ATGAATCTGCTCATCATCCAACTGAAGAGAAATGAGCTGGTCTTTGCCACTTTCCGCAGCAAGCGGGGAGAGCTTAGTTTTATTGAAGCTGCACGGCATCCCTTAAGCCAGGAAGACTCGCTGCCGGTACTTTTGCAGGAATTTGCCGCGAAAAAGGCCGAGGAACGAAGGGTGATCCTGGCTATTCCATCAAATCACCTGTTCATGCGGGAAATGGAGCTGCCCATTGCCGACCGGCGCAAGGTGAGAGAACTGCTGCCGCTGGAGCTGAAGGGCGAGACCGCTGTGGATACGGACCAACTGGTGTTCGATGCACTGCCCCTGACCGAGGGAAAGGTCCTGGCGGTCTGGGCCAAACACCACTGGCTGCAGGAGACAATTGCCCTTCTGGCCGAAAAGGGGCTGGAGCCGGAAATAGTTACCGCTTCACTTTTCAACTGGCAGAGCCTTATCCCGGCAGAAGCCGGCACCGGCACGGTCGCCCTTACCGACGGCGAGTCGTTGGTTGTCTACCAGGATAAAAAGCCGATCTTTTTCCGGGTATTGGCAGGGGGCGAAAGTGAAACGGCAAGGACCATGGCTGCTGTGGAAATCGCCAAAGGGACTGCCGTTGAGCGAGCTTTTGCCCATGGCGGGCATTCGAGGCAGGATGCACCGGGCACTTCCCCGGCGGCTTCACCCATTTCCCCCCTGGCCATCGACGGAGAATTTGCCGAAACCTTTGCCGGAGATGCCGACGCAGCCAGGGATCTTGCCGGCGCATACGCTGTGGCCCGGGCTGTCATTGCCGGAGATGCCATAAACCTGCGTAGCGGCGACCTTGCCTATACGGCCGGGACGGCAAAAACGCGGAAAAAGCTGCGCCTGTCAATGATCCTTGCAAGCTGCGTAGTTGCACTGCTCTTTGCCGAAGCCGGTCTGCGCTGGTATCTGGTAAAAAAGGACCTGGATTCACTGAACAGCTCTATCAACAAGATATACCGGGACGTTTTTCCCACCCGCAAAAAGGCTGTCGATGAGGTTGCCGAACTCCGCTCGGAGATCAAGCGGCTGAACAGCGGCAAGGCCTCCAGCAATACCCTCATTGTCCTGAAAACCCTGGCGGAAACAAAGGGGGACGACATTTTCGGCGTCTTCGAAGCGGAGATTGATGGAAACCAGGTGCGGCTGAAGGGTGATGCAAAATCATTCCAGGCGGTAAATGATTTTAAAGCCAAATCGGCATCGCTGTTGTCCGGTGCCGAGGTTAGCGAAACCAAATCGAAACCGGATGGCAGCGTCACCTTCGTACTCCGTGGCACGTTCAAGGAGGGAACCATATGA
- the gspK gene encoding type II secretion system minor pseudopilin GspK — translation MKNQRGFALVITLLITALLVALSVQFVDEVYVDTSVSHNYVAAQQASILAASGVEGGNRLLQYTQSLQAYSSLLDPWAQPLIFEEEQGKLVISIAEESGKLNLNYLVGNNGTVDQRQYDMAARLFKKLGLSQDLLDALVDWLDVNEEPRPAGAESAYYNRLKPPYPAKNGNLDTTEELRLIKGFDSSIVAKLRPFVTVYADPASVAAMININTAPKEVLTALSDNITDDLATRILDRRKTTPFKNASELAQVAGFETIAQELMLLITAKGAVYRIQSEAFVKETSRLVEAVVRPSGMTPTVLYWREY, via the coding sequence GTGAAAAACCAGCGCGGCTTTGCCCTCGTCATAACGTTGCTCATTACCGCACTGCTGGTGGCATTGTCAGTCCAGTTCGTCGATGAAGTCTATGTGGACACCTCGGTCAGCCATAACTATGTTGCGGCCCAGCAGGCGAGCATTCTGGCTGCGTCGGGGGTGGAAGGCGGGAACAGGCTGCTCCAGTACACACAGTCGTTGCAGGCCTACTCCTCTCTCCTTGATCCATGGGCTCAGCCCCTGATTTTTGAAGAAGAGCAGGGAAAACTGGTGATCTCCATCGCCGAGGAAAGCGGCAAGCTGAATCTTAACTACCTTGTTGGGAATAACGGAACAGTTGACCAGCGCCAGTATGACATGGCGGCGCGCCTCTTCAAGAAATTGGGCCTTTCCCAGGATCTGCTCGACGCCCTTGTGGACTGGCTGGATGTGAATGAAGAGCCACGTCCGGCAGGGGCTGAATCAGCCTACTACAACAGGCTGAAGCCTCCCTACCCGGCAAAAAACGGCAATCTGGACACCACGGAAGAACTGAGACTGATCAAGGGATTCGACAGCAGTATTGTTGCCAAACTGAGACCGTTTGTTACGGTTTATGCTGACCCTGCATCAGTGGCGGCTATGATCAATATTAATACCGCCCCCAAAGAGGTTCTGACTGCACTATCGGACAACATAACCGACGACTTGGCGACTCGGATTCTCGACCGGCGCAAGACAACCCCTTTTAAAAATGCCTCCGAGCTGGCACAAGTTGCAGGTTTTGAAACCATTGCCCAAGAGCTGATGCTGCTTATCACCGCCAAGGGAGCCGTTTATCGTATCCAGTCCGAGGCCTTCGTCAAAGAGACCAGCCGGCTGGTGGAAGCGGTGGTTCGCCCATCCGGCATGACACCCACTGTTTTATACTGGAGAGAATACTGA
- a CDS encoding GspJ family type II secretion system protein yields MQRSKGFTLLELLVAMALLVIICGALYGTYFSLMNGREAAVSGMETRREIRTTLDMLRREISSTYFRKPSQPNVENKFRFVVEDRDFFGKPASTIRFTSIAAPNFGTAPVSDLMEIAYEPVEKDNRISLVRRAKDFHFDFKPDPYPQMEELEGFLVECFDGGKWVRSWDTTLNNVLPRSVRITLRIKEGNKPVEYTAVATPRIAGP; encoded by the coding sequence ATGCAAAGAAGTAAGGGCTTCACCCTGCTGGAATTGTTAGTCGCCATGGCGCTCCTGGTAATCATCTGTGGAGCCCTGTACGGCACCTACTTCTCGCTGATGAATGGCCGCGAGGCTGCGGTATCGGGCATGGAAACGAGAAGGGAAATCCGCACCACCCTGGACATGCTGCGCCGGGAAATCAGCTCGACCTATTTCCGAAAGCCAAGTCAGCCCAATGTGGAAAACAAGTTCAGGTTCGTTGTTGAGGACCGTGATTTCTTCGGTAAACCGGCTTCAACCATCAGATTCACTTCCATCGCCGCGCCGAATTTCGGTACGGCGCCCGTTTCCGACCTGATGGAAATTGCCTACGAACCCGTTGAAAAGGACAACCGGATTTCCCTTGTCCGCCGGGCGAAGGATTTTCATTTTGATTTCAAGCCGGATCCTTATCCGCAGATGGAGGAGCTGGAAGGCTTTCTCGTGGAATGTTTCGACGGCGGCAAATGGGTAAGAAGCTGGGATACGACCTTGAACAATGTCCTGCCCAGATCGGTGAGGATCACCCTGCGGATCAAGGAAGGGAACAAACCGGTGGAATATACCGCCGTCGCCACCCCCAGGATTGCCGGCCCGTGA
- a CDS encoding prepilin-type N-terminal cleavage/methylation domain-containing protein encodes MKGFTLLEIMIALAIMAGVILTVITSFNYHLSVVGRDKEETAAMLLARAKLEEPGFMDLQEKKGTFSPDHPEIAWQAEMMPTEIPLLQKLILTVSWGEKQSLSLVQYYAKK; translated from the coding sequence GTGAAGGGTTTTACCTTGCTGGAAATCATGATTGCCTTGGCCATCATGGCAGGAGTGATCCTCACCGTCATCACTTCCTTCAACTACCACCTGTCTGTGGTCGGCAGGGATAAAGAAGAGACGGCTGCCATGCTCCTGGCGCGGGCAAAGCTGGAAGAACCCGGATTCATGGACCTTCAGGAAAAAAAGGGGACTTTCAGCCCCGACCATCCCGAAATAGCATGGCAGGCGGAAATGATGCCGACGGAAATCCCGCTATTGCAGAAACTGATCCTGACCGTAAGCTGGGGTGAAAAACAGTCCCTCTCCCTGGTGCAATATTATGCAAAGAAGTAA
- a CDS encoding pilus assembly FimT family protein, producing the protein MVEPRTSNLEPRTGFQGGFTLMELMVVIAILSLIAGIVLPRLPSTESAKLRDSARSLASAIRFIGDRAATTKTGYRLHLNITDSTTRVRQLSPSGEETAADDPFLSRRPIAEGIIIEDVTIPQSGKISEGEVIIGFGPGGLQDFMIIHLKDGKNGHFTVTAYPSSGKVKVEKGYQEAAR; encoded by the coding sequence TTGGTTGAACCTCGAACCTCGAACCTCGAACCTCGAACTGGTTTTCAGGGCGGTTTCACCCTGATGGAACTGATGGTGGTCATCGCCATTCTCTCCCTGATCGCGGGGATAGTGCTGCCCAGACTGCCATCCACCGAATCGGCTAAACTTAGAGACTCTGCCCGCTCACTAGCCTCGGCCATAAGATTCATCGGCGATCGGGCTGCGACGACAAAAACCGGTTACCGCCTGCACCTGAATATCACCGACAGTACCACCCGGGTAAGACAGTTGTCTCCATCAGGGGAAGAAACAGCTGCAGACGATCCTTTTCTCAGCCGGAGGCCCATAGCCGAAGGAATCATCATCGAGGATGTTACCATTCCCCAGTCGGGAAAGATCAGCGAAGGGGAGGTTATCATCGGTTTCGGCCCTGGCGGTCTGCAGGATTTCATGATCATCCATCTGAAGGACGGCAAGAATGGGCATTTTACCGTGACAGCCTACCCGAGCAGCGGCAAGGTCAAGGTGGAAAAAGGATACCAGGAGGCAGCACGGTGA
- the gspG gene encoding type II secretion system major pseudopilin GspG, with amino-acid sequence MNGIRNNRGFTLIEIMVVVMILAALAALVAPKIMGRSDDAKIADAKVQIRNIESALKLYKLDNGVYPSTEQGLAALITKPVTGQIPKNYKAEGYLDSKNLPKDPWENDYVYLSPGEHSDYDLSSLGADGARGGEGKSADINSWDIR; translated from the coding sequence ATGAATGGTATTCGAAACAATCGCGGCTTTACCTTGATCGAAATCATGGTGGTGGTCATGATCCTGGCAGCGCTTGCTGCACTGGTCGCCCCCAAAATCATGGGGCGTTCCGATGACGCCAAGATCGCCGATGCCAAGGTGCAGATCAGGAACATTGAAAGCGCCCTCAAGCTCTACAAGTTGGACAACGGCGTCTATCCCTCCACCGAACAGGGTCTGGCAGCGCTGATCACCAAGCCGGTCACCGGCCAGATTCCGAAAAATTACAAGGCGGAAGGTTATCTGGATAGCAAGAATCTACCGAAGGACCCGTGGGAAAATGATTATGTCTATCTGTCACCGGGCGAGCACAGCGATTATGATCTCTCATCCCTTGGTGCCGACGGCGCACGGGGCGGCGAAGGCAAAAGTGCCGACATCAACAGCTGGGATATAAGGTGA
- the gspF gene encoding type II secretion system inner membrane protein GspF, giving the protein MPTFRYSAFKAGGNEVAGTIEAANVNEVRQRLKKDGLYARQIAPADEVVGGRGPMSFRKKVGLPELSLMTRRLATLLGSSVPVYEAIATLHDQERPGELRTMLGRVRDRLAEGTSLAKALAAEPQIFSDSYIGMVSAGEASGALEVVLERLAEFLEDQNAVRSKIVTSLAYPILMVVVGTGVMLFLLAFVVPKIVTVFEQSKAALPLITVILIKVSSLLRQGWWLLIIIAVAAAFILKRAKGNEAFRRKRDRLMLKLPLAGPLWQRLILSRFAKVLGLLLASGVPVIKAIEITGEAIVNREYRLFLAEASEELIQGGSLSVALRKSPLFPPLMVHMIAVGEKGGELEAMLIKAGNAFEKEFEASITRSMALLEPLLILGMGLCVGTVVLAVLLPIFQLNQLIK; this is encoded by the coding sequence ATGCCGACCTTCCGCTATAGTGCCTTCAAGGCCGGTGGCAACGAAGTCGCCGGCACCATCGAAGCGGCTAACGTCAACGAGGTCAGGCAGCGTCTGAAGAAAGACGGCCTCTATGCCAGACAGATAGCCCCGGCAGATGAGGTGGTCGGCGGACGCGGACCCATGTCCTTCAGGAAAAAAGTGGGATTGCCCGAACTGTCGCTGATGACGCGGCGACTGGCAACCCTGCTCGGTTCATCGGTACCGGTCTATGAAGCCATCGCAACACTTCACGACCAGGAGCGGCCCGGGGAACTGCGCACAATGCTTGGCCGGGTGCGCGACCGCCTTGCGGAGGGGACCAGCCTGGCCAAAGCCCTCGCCGCCGAACCGCAGATATTCAGCGACAGCTATATCGGCATGGTTTCAGCCGGGGAAGCCAGCGGCGCCCTTGAAGTGGTGCTGGAGAGATTGGCCGAGTTTCTGGAAGACCAGAATGCCGTACGCAGCAAAATAGTCACCTCGCTGGCTTACCCGATCCTCATGGTTGTGGTCGGCACCGGTGTCATGCTCTTCCTCCTCGCCTTTGTCGTGCCGAAGATCGTCACCGTTTTCGAGCAGAGCAAGGCCGCTCTCCCCCTGATAACCGTCATCCTCATCAAGGTAAGCAGTCTGTTGCGCCAGGGATGGTGGTTGCTGATCATCATCGCCGTTGCCGCCGCGTTCATACTGAAACGGGCCAAAGGCAACGAGGCGTTCCGGCGGAAAAGAGACCGGCTGATGCTCAAGCTTCCCCTGGCCGGCCCCCTCTGGCAGCGGCTGATCCTTTCCCGCTTCGCCAAGGTGCTAGGCCTTCTGCTGGCCAGCGGCGTCCCGGTGATCAAAGCCATCGAAATCACCGGCGAGGCCATCGTCAACCGCGAATACCGCCTCTTCCTTGCCGAAGCAAGCGAGGAACTGATCCAGGGGGGAAGCCTGTCGGTGGCGCTACGGAAAAGCCCACTCTTTCCGCCGCTCATGGTACACATGATTGCCGTCGGCGAAAAAGGGGGAGAACTGGAAGCGATGCTGATCAAGGCCGGTAACGCCTTCGAAAAGGAATTCGAGGCCTCCATCACCCGGTCCATGGCCCTGCTGGAGCCACTGCTGATACTGGGCATGGGGCTTTGCGTCGGCACGGTGGTGCTGGCAGTGCTGTTGCCCATATTCCAGCTCAACCAGCTGATCAAATGA